The Dickeya poaceiphila DNA window TATCTCCCCGCGTTCCAGCGCAGCGCGAATAGCGCAGCCAGGGTCGGTATCGTGTTTGCAGTCGCGGAATTTGCAACTGCCCAGATAGTCACGGAATTCGATAAAACCGCGCGTGACTTGCTCCGGCTCCAGATGCCACAGGCCGAACTCACGTACGCCCGGCGAGTCGATGACATCGCCACCGTGGGGGAAGTGATACAAGCGAGCGGCGGTGGTCGTGTGCTGACCCAATCCAGACGCATCGGACACGTCATTGACCAGAATTTTGGCGTCGTCAGGGTAGAGCAGGGCATTAAGCAGGCTCGATTTGCCGACGCCGGACTGCCCGGCGAAGATACTGACGCGGCCAGTCAGCGCGGCTTCCAGCTCGGCAAGCCCTTGTTGGGTATGACTTGAAACCATCAACACCCGATAACCGAGATGACGGTAGATATCCATCACCTCTTCGACAAATGCCCGGCCTTCGTCATCCAGCAGATCGGTTTTGTTCAGCACGATCAACGGTTCAACGTCCAGTGTTTCGCAAGCGACCAGATAACGGTCGATAATATTGAGCGACAACTCCGGCAAAATGGCGGAGACAATCACAATCTGGTCGATGTTGGCGGCAATAGGTTTGAGACCGTCATAGTAGTCCGGGCGGGTCAGCACCGACTGACGCGGGTGCACCGCTTCGACGATGCCGCTGATACCGGCCAGCGTTTCGTTGCCGGCACGCCAGACGACCCGGTCGCCGGTGACCAGCGAATGAATAGTGCGGCGAATATTGCAGCGGTGCAGCTCGCCGTCCGGCGCTTCCACATCCGCGTGCATACCGAACCGGCTGATGATGATGCCTTCCTGCGGTTCGCCCAGTTGGTTGTCATCCCACTCGACCTTGCTGTCGGCGTGCTTCAGGCGGCGCTGATGGTTGGCACTGACCCGACGTTGCTGACCTTTTGACAGTTTCTTTTTACTCACGCAGTCTCTCTTGGTTCGGCGCTTATCGCCGGTGGCGATGGAAGCGACTATAATACACGCTATTTTATTTTAATTAACCGCTGCCGGGCCTGTCAGCCTGCTGGCGGCGAAACCTCGATGGGAATGGCAACGATGGTAAATGAAAACAACCTGATCTGGATCGATTTGGAAATGACGGGGCTGGATCCTGAACGGGATCGGATCATTGAGATCGCAACACTGGTGACTGATGCCAACCTGAATGTACTGGCAGAAGGCCCGACGCTGGCGGTGCATCAGTCTGACAGCCAACTGGCGCTGATGGATGACTGGAACGTACGCACTCACACCGGCAGTGGGTTGGTGGATCGGGTCAAAGCCAGCACGTATGACGACCGTGCCGCCGAATTGGAAACTATTGCGTTCCTGCAACAATGGGTACCGGCGGGCAAATCGCCGATTTGCGGCAACAGCATCGGGCAGGATCGCCGTTTCCTGTTCCGTTACATGCCGGAACTGGAAGCTTACTTCCACTACCGTTATCTGGACGTCAGCACGCTCAAGGAACTGGCGCGCCGCTGGAAGCCGGAGATTTTGGCAGGCTTTAAGAAGCGCAATACCCATCAGGCGCTGGACGATATCCGCGAATCGGTGGCGGAACTGGCGTACTACCGCGAACACTTTATTCAGTTGTAACGGCTGCCGGGGTAATGGCTGCATGAGATGTCAGTCGTGTCGGCGTGGAAAATGCGCTAAAACTCCTGGTATTGCAGGTATTTTCAGCGCATTGTTGATTTTGTCGGCACTTGAACGACATTTTTTGTCAGGGGGGTTGCGAGAGAAAAAGTTTCTCGTATAATTCGCTCCCCGTAACGACAGCAAATTACGTTACGTCACACCCCTGCGGGAATAGCTCAGTTGGTAGAGCACGACCTTGCCAAGGTCGGGGTCGCGAGTTCGAGTCTCGTTTCCCGCTCCAAATTTCATCGTGCAGATACTCAAATTTGCATGATGCAGAAAACCACCGAAAGGTGGTTTTTTTGTGCCTGCCGTTTGGTGTTTCAGGTGTACGATATCCAGCACCGGGCGCGCCGGTGCTGGATATCGTCAATAATCGCCATCTGGAAATTAACCTGCTGGTGCCATCCTGCTGGCTGTCAATACTTACAACCCGGCCTGACTTTCACCTTTACGCTGGATTAAACCGGCACACCGTTACAAGCCCGTTTTTCCGACTGGACGTACGAATTGATCGTTGGTGATCAACAGCGCAGTGTCGGCTGCAATGCTCGCCGGACTCGCGCACATCTGGGGCTATCTTGCGATAACCATACACAGCCCCTCCCCTTAACGGCGAAGGGACCAGCCGCACCGACTTCTGGGTTAACGTTTCGACAAATCAGTTTGGCGGTGCAATCGTATAATTGGGCATCTCGTGGAAAAATTGCGCTGTAGATGTATAAAGCATCATGTTTAGGTTGTCATTTTGACCTTTTATGATGCCGTGTATGACTCCCGATGTACTCACCACTGGTCCGCCGGAATCGCCTGGGCTTGTCAGACCGCCAAAGTCGGGAGTTGCGGCACGAAGTCCCTGGACTGTCACGGGATAGCCCGCGGGAATGCGTGCATCCGTCCAATCGCACAACACGTCGGTCATGAATCCGCTCGTGCAGAAGCGGTTAGTTGAGGGCGCGGGGGCGTGGTCGGTGACAGCGATCGCAACAAGCCCACCCTCTCGCGACCGGTAGAGCGCTGCTCGCGAGAGCAGCACCTTGCCTACCGCACGCGGTTCGTATCTCGAAATGATTGTGCAATGAATTCCTGTTGATGGCGCTGTGCAGTGCCGGTAGTTATGCAACACCGGTTCCACGCGAATCAATTCGAGATCTGAAACCTCCGACTTCCAGGAAACATAGCCGATATCCGCCCCATTCACGGACACCGTGCTGTTGTAGTCACCACAATGCCCTGCAGTCAGAACGAACCTGACCGCTCTCCGATATGGAGTCAAGTTGGCCCAAGCGCCTGTTTGCTGGAGCACAAGACCGGCGGTGCACTGGTTGCCAAGGCTCATCGTCAGAACGGTACCGCCGACAACTGGCTGCTGGAGTCTGGCCTGATCAACGGCAAGCGCCGAGCCAGAGGCAAGGAAGGCCAGGATGCCAGCCGCGATCAAAGAGGCGCGATGCGCACCTCCCATTTTCTTTTTG harbors:
- the rsgA gene encoding small ribosomal subunit biogenesis GTPase RsgA, coding for MSKKKLSKGQQRRVSANHQRRLKHADSKVEWDDNQLGEPQEGIIISRFGMHADVEAPDGELHRCNIRRTIHSLVTGDRVVWRAGNETLAGISGIVEAVHPRQSVLTRPDYYDGLKPIAANIDQIVIVSAILPELSLNIIDRYLVACETLDVEPLIVLNKTDLLDDEGRAFVEEVMDIYRHLGYRVLMVSSHTQQGLAELEAALTGRVSIFAGQSGVGKSSLLNALLYPDDAKILVNDVSDASGLGQHTTTAARLYHFPHGGDVIDSPGVREFGLWHLEPEQVTRGFIEFRDYLGSCKFRDCKHDTDPGCAIRAALERGEIAPERFDNYHRILESMAQVKTRKSFSAPDN
- the orn gene encoding oligoribonuclease, whose translation is MVNENNLIWIDLEMTGLDPERDRIIEIATLVTDANLNVLAEGPTLAVHQSDSQLALMDDWNVRTHTGSGLVDRVKASTYDDRAAELETIAFLQQWVPAGKSPICGNSIGQDRRFLFRYMPELEAYFHYRYLDVSTLKELARRWKPEILAGFKKRNTHQALDDIRESVAELAYYREHFIQL
- a CDS encoding chymotrypsin family serine protease, translating into MINIYSVSPDVSKKKMGGAHRASLIAAGILAFLASGSALAVDQARLQQPVVGGTVLTMSLGNQCTAGLVLQQTGAWANLTPYRRAVRFVLTAGHCGDYNSTVSVNGADIGYVSWKSEVSDLELIRVEPVLHNYRHCTAPSTGIHCTIISRYEPRAVGKVLLSRAALYRSREGGLVAIAVTDHAPAPSTNRFCTSGFMTDVLCDWTDARIPAGYPVTVQGLRAATPDFGGLTSPGDSGGPVVSTSGVIHGIIKGQNDNLNMMLYTSTAQFFHEMPNYTIAPPN